CAGCGTTGTCGCCGTGACCGCGTCATCGGCCAACGGGCAGGCCATGCCCGATCCCCTGGGCTTGGCCAACCCTGACGGACTGCCCCATTTCGCCAATCCCGCCACCCGCTCGGTGGAAAACATCGGCACCGGCGTGATCGTCCGTAACGACGGCTTCATCGTCACCAACTACCATGTGGTGCGCGGCGCCAATTCGGTGTTCGTTACCGTGCAGGACGACGTGGGCTCGACCCGTTATTCCGCCGAAATCATCAAGATGGACGAGGCTCTGGATCTCGCCTTGCTGAAGGTCGCCCCCAAGACGCCGTTGACAGCCGCCGTTCTGGGCGACAGCGACGGGGTGCAGGTCGCCGACGAAGTGATCGCCATCGGGACTCCCTTCGGTCTGGACATGACCGTCAGCCGCGGCATCATTTCCGCCAAGCGCAAGTCCATGGTGATCGAGGGCGTGACCCATTCCAACCTGCTGCAGACCGACGCCGCCATCAACCAGGGCAATTCCGGCGGTCCGCTGGTGATTTCCAACGGGACGGTGGTCGGCATCAATACCGCCATCTACACCCCCAACGGCGCCTTTGCCGGAATCGGCTTCGCCGTGCCCAGCAATCAGGCCCGCCTGTTCATCTTGGATGAAGTGGGCTGGCTGCCGACCTCCACCGCCGAAGGGGCCTCCATGGGCCTGGTGGCCATGCAGCGCCCCATGGGCGGCGGCGTGGGCGCGGCGGGTCCGGCCATTTTCGCCGGGACTAGGGCGCCCCACACCGATGGCCGCCAGAACATGGATTGCACCACCTGCCACGATCTGATTCCGGCCGGAAACGGGCGGCCCGCGCCGATGATGCCCATCGCCGCCCCGATTCCGCCGCCGCCGATTCCCATGGGCGCCGTCTCGCCCCATACCGACGGCCGTCAGAACATGAACTGCGCCAATTGCCATCAGATGCTGGGCGGTGCCGCGCCCATCGCCGCACCGGGACTCGGCGGGGGGGCTTACCGCTTCGCGCAGCCGCCGGGAAGCCTGGCCATCAATATTCAGGGGCCGCGCAGCGGGCAGTCGACCGCCGCCGGAACCGGCCGGGTCACGCTTTTGGGCGCCGCCTTGACTCCCATGTCGCAGCGCCTTGGAGCCCAGACCGGCGTACCGGTCGGACGCGGAGTGTTCATCTCCGGCGTCACGCCCAATACTCCGGCGGCGACGGCGGGGCTGCGGCCCGGTGACGTCTTGCTCAAGGTGGACGGCCGTCCTGTCCGTCTGCCGGAAGAAGTCTCCGCCATCATGGCCGAGATGCATGCCGGACGGTCGGTGCGGCTCGGCGTCCTGCGCGATGGCGATGTGCGCAACATGACCCTGGTCGCTGGACCCGCCGGTCTGGCCGCCGCAGCGGTCCAGGCTCCGGCCATGGCCGACATGGCGCAGCCGCCCATAGGCGGCATGGCCCCCACTGCACCCGGCATGGCCGCGGTTCCCGGTGGTCCGGCCGTCATGCCGAAGCCTCCGACCGAGTTCAACTGGCTGGGCATGGAGATCGAAACCTTCCAGGCGCCGCGTCCGATCACCGGTGTGCCGGGCGCCGTTCCGGTTCCCGGAGCCAAGGGGGCCCAGGTGGCCGAGGTTCTGGTCGGATCCCGGGCCGCCGTGGCGGGGCTCCAGGCCAATGACCTCATC
The sequence above is drawn from the Paramagnetospirillum magnetotacticum MS-1 genome and encodes:
- the mamE gene encoding magnetosome formation protease MamE, with product MFNGDVEDGGRGDASCGKDLKRYLMLMGVVALVVLFGAFIYRQSSGGLRLGAMLEQMGRGTGPAVNVPVQQGGPSAAANPAISVPAGARVAPPSAAGAIATMPPMVDFGPAPIGAGGPFSSVVTLLRNSVVAVTASSANGQAMPDPLGLANPDGLPHFANPATRSVENIGTGVIVRNDGFIVTNYHVVRGANSVFVTVQDDVGSTRYSAEIIKMDEALDLALLKVAPKTPLTAAVLGDSDGVQVADEVIAIGTPFGLDMTVSRGIISAKRKSMVIEGVTHSNLLQTDAAINQGNSGGPLVISNGTVVGINTAIYTPNGAFAGIGFAVPSNQARLFILDEVGWLPTSTAEGASMGLVAMQRPMGGGVGAAGPAIFAGTRAPHTDGRQNMDCTTCHDLIPAGNGRPAPMMPIAAPIPPPPIPMGAVSPHTDGRQNMNCANCHQMLGGAAPIAAPGLGGGAYRFAQPPGSLAINIQGPRSGQSTAAGTGRVTLLGAALTPMSQRLGAQTGVPVGRGVFISGVTPNTPAATAGLRPGDVLLKVDGRPVRLPEEVSAIMAEMHAGRSVRLGVLRDGDVRNMTLVAGPAGLAAAAVQAPAMADMAQPPIGGMAPTAPGMAAVPGGPAVMPKPPTEFNWLGMEIETFQAPRPITGVPGAVPVPGAKGAQVAEVLVGSRAAVAGLQANDLILEVNNRPVAGPARLDAAIKGATNAGQQILLKVNRNGQEFWIVL